One Solanum lycopersicum chromosome 4, SLM_r2.1 DNA window includes the following coding sequences:
- the LOC101251669 gene encoding S-adenosyl-L-methionine:benzoic acid/salicylic acid carboxyl methyltransferase 2-like, with protein MEVTRVLHMNGGMGDASYAKNSLLQQKVILMTKSITDEAISSLYNNLSSRETICIADLGCSSGPNTFLSVSQFIQTIDKERKKKGRHKAPEFHVFLNDLPSNDFNTIFRLLPTFHQSLRKQNMGEDGSLFDPSNCFVTGVAGSFYTRLFPSNSLHFVHSSYSLHWLSQVPDGIKNNKGNIYLTSTSPASVHKAYYEQFERDFVTFLKYRSEELMENGRMVLTMLGRKNEDRFSQGCSYEWELLATTLKLLIAQESIDEEKVDSFNIPLYNPSPSEVMYIVEKERSFTIDILKTSEIQRNSCDDEKYNMAKSFRSVAEPLLVSYFGHDELNMDQVFHKYNQVIANDRKAMEKIMFVNVTVSLTKIN; from the exons atggaGGTCACTAGAGTTCTTCACATGAATGGAGGAATGGGAGATGCTAGCTATGCCAAAAATTCTCTGCTTCAG CAAAAGGTGATCCTCATGACGAAATCAATAACAGATGAAGCCATATCTTCTCTCTACAACAACCTTTCCTCAAGAGAAACAATATGCATTGCGGATTTAGGTTGTTCTTCTGGACCAAACACTTTTTTGTCAGTCTCTCAATTCATTCAAACTAttgataaagaaagaaaaaagaagggaCGTCATAAGGCGCCGGAATTTCATGTTTTCTTGAATGATCTTCCTAGCAATGATTTCAATACCATTTTTCGATTGCTACCAACATTCCATCAAAGTTTGAGGAAGCAAAATATGGGAGAAGATGGATCATTATTTGATCCTTCAAATTGCTTTGTGACAGGAGTTGCTGGTTCATTTTATACTAGACTTTTTCCTTCCAATAGCCTACACTTTGTCCACTCCTCTTATAGTCTTCATTGGCTTTCTCAA GTTCCCGATGGAATAAAGAATAATAAGGGAAATATCTATCTAACAAGTACAAGCCCAGCAAGTGTTCATAAAGCATATTATGAGCAATTTGAGagagattttgtaacatttttaaAGTATCGCTCAGAAGAATTGATGGAAAATGGGCGTATGGTATTGACCATGTTGGGCAGAAAAAATGAAGATCGCTTCAGCCAAGGGTGTTCCTATGAGTGGGAACTTTTGGCTACGACGCTCAAGCTTCTGATTGCACAG gAATCAATAGATGAAGAAAAAGTGGATTCATTCAATATTCCTTTATACAATCCATCTCCATCAGAAGTGATGTATATAGTTGAAAAGGAGAGATCTTTCACCATTGATATCTTGAAAACTTCAGAAATTCAAAGGAATTCTTGTGATGACGAGAAATACAATATGGCAAAAAGCTTTAGATCTGTGGCTGAACCTTTACTTGTTAGCTATTTTGGTCATGATGAATTGAATATGGATCAAGTTTTCCACAAGTATAACCAAGTAATTGCCAACGATCGCAAGGCGATGGAAAAAATTATGTTCGTAAATGTCACTGTTTCGTTGACCAAAATAAACTAG
- the LOC138348310 gene encoding uncharacterized protein isoform X1, with protein MSGILEGMAQVGALPVTSDGSQTRVGGQTSDPIVAPDSQTPRTQPAAVVAPRLDSIEFPDMTSHLVNRPSMTIDEQKMFGRFRLMNPPTYTGDLAEDAYEFIVSCHERLHNLGLVESHGVDYTVFQMTGSAKQWWRDYISSRPAGSHPLSWTEFTQVFLSKFVPRSERERKRGLQQNGMSVAEYEGKFHALARHASMILPTEAERVRRFVKGLIIPIRLGVSQVAISGVPFQKVVDAAKELEMIRREGFEQLEGKRTRYSGDYGGAPPRSRGYLGRGYHPQSSRPIHAAIPASEAGYAGHNSSSSIHTSQGSSSRPVVRGGHSGHSGSSHQPAYRRGCFECGDMGHFVRDCPRTRRGGLHQGSQVSTSRAAQPPARGGAQNGRGGSHLGRGGSPSGRGGGRGGSQSDGGRSHCYAFPGRPEAEASDAVITGIIPVCHRPATVLFDPGSTYSYVSTYFAPSLDILCESLDLPIRVSTLVGDSVVVDQVYRLCTVTLMGYDTHADLKVLDMIDFDVILGMDWLSSYHAILNCHAKTITLAMPGIPIVEWRGTLSHPSKGVISFLKARQLVQRGYLAYLAHIRDTSIETLMLESIPVVSEFSEVFPTDLPGLPPDRDIDFCIDVEPGTRPISIPPYLMTPVELKELKE; from the coding sequence atgtcaggaatcctagaggggatggcccaggtaggagctttgcctgtcacttctgatggctcacagacccgtgttggaggtcaaacttcagatccgatagttgctccagattctcagactcccaggactcagccagctgccgttgtagctcctcgtttggatagtatagagtttccagatatgacatcacatttggtgaacaggccttctatgactattgatgagcaaaagatgtttgggaggttcagactaatgaatcctcctacttatactggtgacttagctgaggatgcatatgaattcatagttagttgtcatgagaggttgcataatcttggattagtcgagtctcatggagttgactacacagtgtttcagatgactggctctgctaagcagtggtggagggattatattagtagtaggccagctggatcccatccactatcctggactgagtttactcaggtatttctatccaaatttgttccacgcagtgagagggagcgcaagaggggtttgcagcaaaatggtatgtcagttgcagagtatgagggtaaatttcatgccttggctaggcatgcttcgatgatacttcccacagaggctgagagagtgaggaggtttgttaaggggTTGATCATTCCGATCCGTCTAGGAGTTTCTCAGGTTGCTATTTCTGGTGTTCCATTCcagaaagtggtagatgctgctaaggagttggagatgattcgacgtgagggatttgagcagcTAGAAGGAAAGAGGACTCGTTATTcaggtgattatggtggtgctccgcctaggagtcggggttacttgggcagaggttatcaccctcagtccagcagacccattcatgctgctATACCAGCGTCTGAGGCTGGTTACGCTGGGCATAACTCTTCGAGCTCGATACATACTTCAcagggttcatcttctagacctgtAGTTCGTGGAGGGCATTCTGGTCATTCCGGTTCCTCTCACCAGCCGGCGTATCGTAGGGGTTGctttgagtgtggtgatatgggacactttgtgagagactgccctaggaccagacgtggtggcttacatcagggttctcaggtttcgacttccagggctgcacaacctccagctagggGTGGTGCACAGAATGGTAGAGGCGGTTCTCATttaggtagaggtggttctccttctggccgaggtggtggtcgtggaggttcacaatctgatggaggtcgttctcactgttatgcttttccaggtaggccagaggctgaagcctcagatgcagttatcacaggtattatcccggtttgtcatcgaccagctactgtattatttgatccaggctctacttattcttatgtgtctacatattttgctcctagtctggatatattgtgtgagtctcttgatttgccgatacgtgtttctactcttgtcggggattctgtagttgtagatcaagtgtatcgtttatgtactgttactttgatggggtatgacactcatgcagatttaaaggtcttagatatgatagattttgatgtgattcttggtatggattggttatcttcttaccacgcaattttaaattgtcatgccaagaccatcactttagctatgcctggaattcctatagtagaatggagaggtactcttagtcatccttctaagggtgtgatatcattccttaaggctCGTCAGTTGGTACAGAGAGGATATTTGGCGTACTTGGCCCACATTCGAGATACTAGTATTGAGACTCTtatgcttgagtctattccagtagtgagtgaattttcagaagtatttccgaccgatttgccaggtcttccaccagatcgagatattgatttttgtattgatgtggagccaggcactcggcctatttccattcctccttatctTATGACACCagttgaattgaaagagttgaaggagtag
- the LOC138348310 gene encoding uncharacterized protein isoform X3 — protein sequence MSGILEGMAQVGALPVTSDGSQTRVGGQTSDPIVAPDSQTPRTQPAAVVAPRLDSIEFPDMTSHLVNRPSMTIDEQKMFGRFRLMNPPTYTGDLAEDAYEFIVSCHERLHNLGLVESHGVDYTVFQMTGSAKQWWRDYISSRPAGSHPLSWTEFTQVFLSKFVPRSERERKRGLQQNGMSVAEYEGKFHALARHASMILPTEAERVRRFVKGLIIPIRLGVSQVAISGVPFQKVVDAAKELEMIRREGFEQLEGKRTRYSGDYGGAPPRSRGYLGRGYHPQSSRPIHAAIPASEAGYAGHNSSSSIHTSQGSSSRPVVRGGHSGHSGSSHQPAYRRGCFECGDMGHFVRDCPRTRRGGLHQGSQVSTSRAAQPPARGGAQNGRGGSHLGRGGSPSGRGGGRGGSQSDGGRSHCYAFPGRPEAEASDAVITDLISSRSTSRGAI from the coding sequence atgtcaggaatcctagaggggatggcccaggtaggagctttgcctgtcacttctgatggctcacagacccgtgttggaggtcaaacttcagatccgatagttgctccagattctcagactcccaggactcagccagctgccgttgtagctcctcgtttggatagtatagagtttccagatatgacatcacatttggtgaacaggccttctatgactattgatgagcaaaagatgtttgggaggttcagactaatgaatcctcctacttatactggtgacttagctgaggatgcatatgaattcatagttagttgtcatgagaggttgcataatcttggattagtcgagtctcatggagttgactacacagtgtttcagatgactggctctgctaagcagtggtggagggattatattagtagtaggccagctggatcccatccactatcctggactgagtttactcaggtatttctatccaaatttgttccacgcagtgagagggagcgcaagaggggtttgcagcaaaatggtatgtcagttgcagagtatgagggtaaatttcatgccttggctaggcatgcttcgatgatacttcccacagaggctgagagagtgaggaggtttgttaaggggTTGATCATTCCGATCCGTCTAGGAGTTTCTCAGGTTGCTATTTCTGGTGTTCCATTCcagaaagtggtagatgctgctaaggagttggagatgattcgacgtgagggatttgagcagcTAGAAGGAAAGAGGACTCGTTATTcaggtgattatggtggtgctccgcctaggagtcggggttacttgggcagaggttatcaccctcagtccagcagacccattcatgctgctATACCAGCGTCTGAGGCTGGTTACGCTGGGCATAACTCTTCGAGCTCGATACATACTTCAcagggttcatcttctagacctgtAGTTCGTGGAGGGCATTCTGGTCATTCCGGTTCCTCTCACCAGCCGGCGTATCGTAGGGGTTGctttgagtgtggtgatatgggacactttgtgagagactgccctaggaccagacgtggtggcttacatcagggttctcaggtttcgacttccagggctgcacaacctccagctagggGTGGTGCACAGAATGGTAGAGGCGGTTCTCATttaggtagaggtggttctccttctggccgaggtggtggtcgtggaggttcacaatctgatggaggtcgttctcactgttatgcttttccaggtaggccagaggctgaagcctcagatgcagttatcacag
- the LOC138348310 gene encoding uncharacterized protein isoform X4, whose protein sequence is MSGILEGMAQVGALPVTSDGSQTRVGGQTSDPIVAPDSQTPRTQPAAVVAPRLDSIEFPDMTSHLVNRPSMTIDEQKMFGRFRLMNPPTYTGDLAEDAYEFIVSCHERLHNLGLVESHGVDYTVFQMTGSAKQWWRDYISSRPAGSHPLSWTEFTQVFLSKFVPRSERERKRGLQQNGMSVAEYEGKFHALARHASMILPTEAERVRRFVKGLIIPIRLGVSQVAISGVPFQKVVDAAKELEMIRREGFEQLEGKRTRYSGDYGGAPPRSRGYLGRGYHPQSSRPIHAAIPASEAGYAGHNSSSSIHTSQGSSSRPVVRGGHSGHSGSSHQPAYRRGCFECGDMGHFVRDCPRTRRGGLHQGSQVSTSRAAQPPARGGAQNGRGGSHLGRGGSPSGRGGGRGGSQSDGGRSHCYAFPDLISSRSTSRGAI, encoded by the coding sequence atgtcaggaatcctagaggggatggcccaggtaggagctttgcctgtcacttctgatggctcacagacccgtgttggaggtcaaacttcagatccgatagttgctccagattctcagactcccaggactcagccagctgccgttgtagctcctcgtttggatagtatagagtttccagatatgacatcacatttggtgaacaggccttctatgactattgatgagcaaaagatgtttgggaggttcagactaatgaatcctcctacttatactggtgacttagctgaggatgcatatgaattcatagttagttgtcatgagaggttgcataatcttggattagtcgagtctcatggagttgactacacagtgtttcagatgactggctctgctaagcagtggtggagggattatattagtagtaggccagctggatcccatccactatcctggactgagtttactcaggtatttctatccaaatttgttccacgcagtgagagggagcgcaagaggggtttgcagcaaaatggtatgtcagttgcagagtatgagggtaaatttcatgccttggctaggcatgcttcgatgatacttcccacagaggctgagagagtgaggaggtttgttaaggggTTGATCATTCCGATCCGTCTAGGAGTTTCTCAGGTTGCTATTTCTGGTGTTCCATTCcagaaagtggtagatgctgctaaggagttggagatgattcgacgtgagggatttgagcagcTAGAAGGAAAGAGGACTCGTTATTcaggtgattatggtggtgctccgcctaggagtcggggttacttgggcagaggttatcaccctcagtccagcagacccattcatgctgctATACCAGCGTCTGAGGCTGGTTACGCTGGGCATAACTCTTCGAGCTCGATACATACTTCAcagggttcatcttctagacctgtAGTTCGTGGAGGGCATTCTGGTCATTCCGGTTCCTCTCACCAGCCGGCGTATCGTAGGGGTTGctttgagtgtggtgatatgggacactttgtgagagactgccctaggaccagacgtggtggcttacatcagggttctcaggtttcgacttccagggctgcacaacctccagctagggGTGGTGCACAGAATGGTAGAGGCGGTTCTCATttaggtagaggtggttctccttctggccgaggtggtggtcgtggaggttcacaatctgatggaggtcgttctcactgttatgcttttccag
- the LOC138348311 gene encoding S-adenosyl-L-methionine:benzoic acid/salicylic acid carboxyl methyltransferase 3-like isoform X1, whose translation MEVTKVLLMNGGMGDASYAKNSLLQQKVILMTKSITDEAISSLYNNLSSRETICIADLGCSSGPNTFLSVSQFIQTIDKERKKKGRHKSPEFHVFLNDLPSNDFNTIFRLLPTFHQSLKKQNMGEDGSLFDPSNCFVTGVAGSFYTRLFPSNSLHFVHSSYSLHWLSQIRFRVEAHLVEQFESELGVVMARNRTSASGGQDPIPAPASGNTVRSRGRR comes from the exons atggaGGTCACTaaagttcttctcatgaatGGAGGAATGGGAGATGCTAGCTATGCCAAAAATTCTCTGCTTCAG CAAAAGGTGATCCTCATGACGAAATCAATAACAGATGAAGCCATATCTTCTCTCTACAACAACCTTTCCTCAAGAGAAACGATATGCATTGCGGATTTAGGTTGTTCTTCTGGACCAAACACTTTTTTGTCAGTCTCTCAATTCATTCAAACTAttgataaagaaagaaaaaagaagggaCGTCATAAGTCGCCGGAATTTCATGTTTTCTTGAATGATCTTCCTAGCAATGATTTCAATACCATTTTTCGATTGCTACCAACATTCCATCAAAGTTTGAAGAAGCAAAATATGGGAGAAGATGGATCATTATTTGATCCTTCAAATTGCTTTGTGACAGGAGTTGCTGGTTCATTTTATACTAGACTTTTTCCTTCCAATAGCCTACACTTTGTCCACTCCTCTTATAGTCTTCATTGGCTTTCTCAA attcgattccgagtagaagcacatctcgtggagcaatttgagtccgagcttggagttgtg atggcgaggaatcgtacatcggcaagtggtggtcaggATCCTATTCCTGCGCCTGCTTCTGGGAACACTGTCCGAAGTAGAGGTAGGAGATGA
- the LOC138348310 gene encoding uncharacterized protein isoform X2, whose protein sequence is MSGILEGMAQVGALPVTSDGSQTRVGGQTSDPIVAPDSQTPRTQPAAVVAPRLDSIEFPDMTSHLVNRPSMTIDEQKMFGRFRLMNPPTYTGDLAEDAYEFIVSCHERLHNLGLVESHGVDYTVFQMTGSAKQWWRDYISSRPAGSHPLSWTEFTQVFLSKFVPRSERERKRGLQQNGMSVAEYEGKFHALARHASMILPTEAERVRRFVKGLIIPIRLGVSQVAISGVPFQKVVDAAKELEMIRREGFEQLEGKRTRYSGDYGGAPPRSRGYLGRGYHPQSSRPIHAAIPASEAGYAGHNSSSSIHTSQGSSSRPVVRGGHSGHSGSSHQPAYRRGCFECGDMGHFVRDCPRTRRGGLHQGSQVSTSRAAQPPARGGAQNGRGGSHLGRGGSPSGRGGGRGGSQSDGGRSHCYAFPGRPEAEASDAVITDWERSETVRKGKEKS, encoded by the coding sequence atgtcaggaatcctagaggggatggcccaggtaggagctttgcctgtcacttctgatggctcacagacccgtgttggaggtcaaacttcagatccgatagttgctccagattctcagactcccaggactcagccagctgccgttgtagctcctcgtttggatagtatagagtttccagatatgacatcacatttggtgaacaggccttctatgactattgatgagcaaaagatgtttgggaggttcagactaatgaatcctcctacttatactggtgacttagctgaggatgcatatgaattcatagttagttgtcatgagaggttgcataatcttggattagtcgagtctcatggagttgactacacagtgtttcagatgactggctctgctaagcagtggtggagggattatattagtagtaggccagctggatcccatccactatcctggactgagtttactcaggtatttctatccaaatttgttccacgcagtgagagggagcgcaagaggggtttgcagcaaaatggtatgtcagttgcagagtatgagggtaaatttcatgccttggctaggcatgcttcgatgatacttcccacagaggctgagagagtgaggaggtttgttaaggggTTGATCATTCCGATCCGTCTAGGAGTTTCTCAGGTTGCTATTTCTGGTGTTCCATTCcagaaagtggtagatgctgctaaggagttggagatgattcgacgtgagggatttgagcagcTAGAAGGAAAGAGGACTCGTTATTcaggtgattatggtggtgctccgcctaggagtcggggttacttgggcagaggttatcaccctcagtccagcagacccattcatgctgctATACCAGCGTCTGAGGCTGGTTACGCTGGGCATAACTCTTCGAGCTCGATACATACTTCAcagggttcatcttctagacctgtAGTTCGTGGAGGGCATTCTGGTCATTCCGGTTCCTCTCACCAGCCGGCGTATCGTAGGGGTTGctttgagtgtggtgatatgggacactttgtgagagactgccctaggaccagacgtggtggcttacatcagggttctcaggtttcgacttccagggctgcacaacctccagctagggGTGGTGCACAGAATGGTAGAGGCGGTTCTCATttaggtagaggtggttctccttctggccgaggtggtggtcgtggaggttcacaatctgatggaggtcgttctcactgttatgcttttccaggtaggccagaggctgaagcctcagatgcagttatcacag
- the LOC138348311 gene encoding S-adenosyl-L-methionine:benzoic acid/salicylic acid carboxyl methyltransferase 3-like isoform X2 — MEVTKVLLMNGGMGDASYAKNSLLQQKVILMTKSITDEAISSLYNNLSSRETICIADLGVAGSFYTRLFPSNSLHFVHSSYSLHWLSQIRFRVEAHLVEQFESELGVVMARNRTSASGGQDPIPAPASGNTVRSRGRR, encoded by the exons atggaGGTCACTaaagttcttctcatgaatGGAGGAATGGGAGATGCTAGCTATGCCAAAAATTCTCTGCTTCAG CAAAAGGTGATCCTCATGACGAAATCAATAACAGATGAAGCCATATCTTCTCTCTACAACAACCTTTCCTCAAGAGAAACGATATGCATTGCGGATTTAG GAGTTGCTGGTTCATTTTATACTAGACTTTTTCCTTCCAATAGCCTACACTTTGTCCACTCCTCTTATAGTCTTCATTGGCTTTCTCAA attcgattccgagtagaagcacatctcgtggagcaatttgagtccgagcttggagttgtg atggcgaggaatcgtacatcggcaagtggtggtcaggATCCTATTCCTGCGCCTGCTTCTGGGAACACTGTCCGAAGTAGAGGTAGGAGATGA